The [Clostridium] celerecrescens 18A genomic sequence GTGATCGCCTGGCTGGAGCGGTTCCGGGACCAGGTGGCAGTAGCTTTGGAGACCTATAAGGAAAGCAGGAAGGACAAGTATATTGAGCTGGTTCAGGAATATATCCGGGAGCATTACCGGGAAAAGATAACCTTAAATCAGATGTCCGCCCTGTTAAATATCAGTCAGGGACATTTAAGCAGTGTTTTTAAAAAACAGACTGGAAAAAATTTTTCGGATTATGTCTCAGAGGTCAAAATTGAAAAGGCAAAGGAGCTGATAGGAACGTATCAATATATGATGTATGAAATATCGGATATGCTTGGTTTTGATACGCAATACTACTTCAGTACTGTATTTAAAAAGATCACGGGCCATACTCCAAAGGAATATGAGAGTATAACAATCAAAAAGAACAGCTCTTGAATGATAATGCAACGGGCTGTATCCAAAAGGGCATGATACGGCGTAAAAAGAAGTAAAGAAAGGGAAAGGCGGCAGCCTTTCCCTTAATCTGATTTTTAACTTGTCTTAATTCATGACGACTGCACGAAACAGCAATAACACATTTGTTAGGAGAAGATATAAACTGCATTAAACCTGTCTTTTCTGTAAGGATCATAAAAACCGTCGCTGATATCCCAGCCGCGAAATTCTTCCTTGGAAAACAACAGGTGTTCCTCCCGGTGAGAACGCATGGGGATCTCTCCGATCAGCACTCCCTTTTTGGCAACACGCAGCAGCTCTTTCGTTGCCTTTTCTGCATATTCCTTATTATCAAAATATAGGTAAACGCCGTAGCAGATAACCTTATCAAAGGATTTATCCTTAAACGGTAAGTCTGCGGCTTCGCCGGTCAGGACCGAATTCTGCAAAAACTCGATGTGCTTTTGTACCAGGGTAGGAGAATAGTCAATGCCTACGTAATCACAGTCCAGATACTGAGCCAGGGCACCTGCACCGCATCCCACTTCAAGAACTCTGTCATGTTTATGTATATCCAGCTGCTTGATGATCTGGCTTGCTACTTCTTCCATATCTACTTTGGTGGCTTCATATCCATCGTATGCCAGAAGGTCTGTAACGGAGCTATCTGCCCGGCCTTTCCGGGTCCAGATCTGTTTCCAGGTTTCCTTTGATTCATTTTGCGTATTCATATTGATTGCCTCCTTTAATTAGCGTAATATGTGTTTCAGCGCATCCGCCAGACGTTCGTTGTCTGCCTCTGTTCTGACTGCAATGCGGATAATCTCTCTGCCTTCCATTCCTGGTTTGTGGGACAGATCCTTTACCAGAATGTTATAGCGGTTTAACAACAACTCCGCAATCTGTGTTGCCAAACAGCCATCGGTGATTTCGCACATGATGAAGTTGGCCTGTGAGGGGTAAAGCTTCAACTGTCTGATGGAATGAAGGGACTGGTATAATTTTTCTCTGGTCCTTTTAAAATGGTCCAGGGCCTCCTGATAGTCTGATTGATACTTTTCAAAAATCTGAAGAAAATACTCTGCCAGAGAGTTGATGTTCCAAATGGGCAGCTCTTTCCGGACAAGGCTGATAATTTCCGGATCGCTGCAGGTGAGGAGCCCCAGCCGCAGCCCTGGAACCCCATAGGACTTAGAAATACTTTTAATAAGAACCAGGTTCGTATACTCATCCAATATTTCCTGACACATGAGCGACGGTGATTCCTCCGCAGAGGAGAAGTCAATAAAGGATTCATCCAGAATGAGTGTGATGCTCCTTGCCTTGCAGTACCTGGCAAGAGAAAGGACATCTTTCTTTGGAATGTAATTTCCCGTGGGATTATCCGGGTTGACTAAAACCAGAGCATCCAGTTCCATATCGTTGTAAAAGTCCATAATATCCTGGGCGGTATATGTATAATCCGGAGTCGCAACCGAAAAATAAACGGGATTTTGGGAACAGGCCCCATACTCTTCAAAGGAAGGGCGCAGGACTCCGACGGCATTTTTAAAGCTATGGAGCAACGGTTTTATTAATTCTGCCGCCCCGTTTCCGGTGAGAACATGGTTTCTGTCCAGGCCCAGGGATTTCGCAGCCAGCAGGTTATTGACTTCTAGGCCGGAAGGATAGCTGGTGGTAAGGGCTTCAAAGCTGGCCTTGATCTCTCCCATAAAACGGCTGTTAGGAAAATAGGGATTGACCAGGTAACAGAAGTCCAGAAGGCCGGGGTACCGCCAGTAGCCGCCAAAGCGCTTTGATAACCGGGACAGTCTGCTTTGGGAATCTGTAAAAATGGATTCCGCAATATCTAAATCCTGTTCATCGTCGATTTCATACCAGAAACCGTTTTCCAGTCTGGTGGCTTTTAAATCGTGGTCATCCAATAGTGATATGACCTTTAATACCTGTTCATAATACTCATTGTTTCCCAAGGCTTTGCTGTACGCTTCCAGGAATGGAACGTAGTGGGTAGTAGAAAAATTGCGGCTGAACTTATAGATGTTGACAGTCTTATAGTAGGAATGAATATCCTCGAAACGGAAATCCTTCCGTGTGAGGAACTTCATAATATTGTCCTGTTCATCAAGCAGGACTACCGTCCCATCCATCCAGCTTTCAAAATGGGCTACAAGTGCCAGATTGGGATAGGGATTGTTTATGATCTGGGTCAACACTTCCTGCTCGAAAATCAGGTCAGATTCCAGCAAGATGGTATCATCTTTGAGAAGCTGGTCCTTAGCAAGGTAAAGGGAGTAGATATTGTTTGTTGTTTTGTAAACCGGATTGTCTATGTAGGTGACCGGAGTGGAGAGGGGGAGAGAGGATATAAAGGATTGCAGCTCTTCGCCCTTATGACCGGTTACAATGATGATTCGGTCCAAATGGAAATGATCCAACTGTTTCATCATGCGTTCGATCATCGGAATGCCATTTACGGTGACCATGCATTTGGGCTGGTTTTCTGTTAGCTTTTTTAAACGCCGTCCCATTCCGGCGGCCAAGATAATTGCCTGCATCGCATACTCCTTTGTTCAAAAATGTAATAATTTATAAATTATTGAACATAATACCAGATTTTTTATAGTCTGTCAATAGATGTGAAATAAAAATATATTCCCAACAAATATTATGGTGGGCCTAATGGTTGATATCCGGCGTTACATGATTTATCATTGTAGTATCCGTTTCAATTAAGATGAAAGAAGAAAGGGTGGAATGACCATGAACCAAAAAGAAAGAATGCTGGCTGGCCTGCCTTACAAGGCCTGGCTGGATGGGCTCAGTGAGGAGCGAATGGAGAACAAGCTTAAGATATACCAGTATAATCAGCTGTGCCCGAATGAAGAAGAAAAAATGGAAGAGCTGATCCGGAGTATTCTTGGAAAGGCAGGAAAGGATGTTCATATTGAGGCGCCGTTTCACTGTGATTACGGGGCCAATATTGAAGTCGGGGATTATTTCTATGCAAATTATAACTGTACGATTCTTGATGTAGGAAAGGTGATAATCGGGGACAATGTAATGTTTGCGCCCAATGTTTCTATCTATACTGCCGGTCATCCCATACATCCGGATTCCAGAAATTCAGGATATGAGTACGGAATTTCTGTCACCATAGGGAACAATGTGTGGATTGGAGGCAACGTTATCATTAATCCAGGAGTTACCATAGGAAACGATGTGGTGATCGGAGCCGGAAGCGTTGTGACAAAAGATATCCCGGATCGTGTGGTGGCTCTGGGAAATCCCTGCCGAGTAGTCCGGCAGATTGTAGAGGATGACAGAAAATACTATTATAAAAATAAAGAATTTGATGTGCAGGATTATGATTAATTCCGGTTATAACCATGACGTTAAAATTTGGACAGGATTTTCACTAAGAGTTTAATAAAATTTTTCCAAAAGCGTATACTAACTATGAATCAAGCAATCAGGACGTGACTAAGAGAACCAGAAAAAAATTCATGAAAGGAGACGGTGCGGATGAAAGAGATTTGTAAGTGCGCCGATGCATTTGTACAAAAGTGCAGCATAAAAGATTTTGCACTATTAAAGATATGCCTGTGTGCAGTAGGGATCATGGTTGGATTATCGATCCCGGAAAAAAAGAGAAAATGGCCTCTTATGGCCGCAGGTTTTGTTTTCATTTTCAGTTATATTTTGATTATGGCGAAATTTGTAAAGATTTGCATGGATGAACGTTAAAACGTTCCGGATGATTAATGTCAATTGTGGCACTGTTCCTTGGTATGACCGGCTGTATCAGCATTTTGGATGAGACAAATTGCTGATATGGCCGTTTTTATTATAGGAAAAAAATAAAAATCCAAGTATGTTGTAATAACAACGGACATAACTTTATTCCAATGGTATCCTTTAAAAAGAAAGCAGGAGCACTGTAAA encodes the following:
- a CDS encoding class I SAM-dependent methyltransferase → MNTQNESKETWKQIWTRKGRADSSVTDLLAYDGYEATKVDMEEVASQIIKQLDIHKHDRVLEVGCGAGALAQYLDCDYVGIDYSPTLVQKHIEFLQNSVLTGEAADLPFKDKSFDKVICYGVYLYFDNKEYAEKATKELLRVAKKGVLIGEIPMRSHREEHLLFSKEEFRGWDISDGFYDPYRKDRFNAVYIFS
- a CDS encoding aminotransferase class I/II-fold pyridoxal phosphate-dependent enzyme gives rise to the protein MQAIILAAGMGRRLKKLTENQPKCMVTVNGIPMIERMMKQLDHFHLDRIIIVTGHKGEELQSFISSLPLSTPVTYIDNPVYKTTNNIYSLYLAKDQLLKDDTILLESDLIFEQEVLTQIINNPYPNLALVAHFESWMDGTVVLLDEQDNIMKFLTRKDFRFEDIHSYYKTVNIYKFSRNFSTTHYVPFLEAYSKALGNNEYYEQVLKVISLLDDHDLKATRLENGFWYEIDDEQDLDIAESIFTDSQSRLSRLSKRFGGYWRYPGLLDFCYLVNPYFPNSRFMGEIKASFEALTTSYPSGLEVNNLLAAKSLGLDRNHVLTGNGAAELIKPLLHSFKNAVGVLRPSFEEYGACSQNPVYFSVATPDYTYTAQDIMDFYNDMELDALVLVNPDNPTGNYIPKKDVLSLARYCKARSITLILDESFIDFSSAEESPSLMCQEILDEYTNLVLIKSISKSYGVPGLRLGLLTCSDPEIISLVRKELPIWNINSLAEYFLQIFEKYQSDYQEALDHFKRTREKLYQSLHSIRQLKLYPSQANFIMCEITDGCLATQIAELLLNRYNILVKDLSHKPGMEGREIIRIAVRTEADNERLADALKHILR
- a CDS encoding sugar O-acetyltransferase, whose protein sequence is MNQKERMLAGLPYKAWLDGLSEERMENKLKIYQYNQLCPNEEEKMEELIRSILGKAGKDVHIEAPFHCDYGANIEVGDYFYANYNCTILDVGKVIIGDNVMFAPNVSIYTAGHPIHPDSRNSGYEYGISVTIGNNVWIGGNVIINPGVTIGNDVVIGAGSVVTKDIPDRVVALGNPCRVVRQIVEDDRKYYYKNKEFDVQDYD
- a CDS encoding permease of phosphate ABC transporter — translated: MKEICKCADAFVQKCSIKDFALLKICLCAVGIMVGLSIPEKKRKWPLMAAGFVFIFSYILIMAKFVKICMDER